From Mya arenaria isolate MELC-2E11 chromosome 12, ASM2691426v1, the proteins below share one genomic window:
- the LOC128211043 gene encoding uncharacterized protein LOC128211043: protein MRNQDNISSPAETITQNTSDVGLDQEQGLRGSRINSSDVGQASARLGRGVQGPHTASSQVNEKQEIPEVPVEASTENSNDSVDLPDLLSKSQTGADESVISAVRDVELEAGGERVVASQSSEAVPTQKKKRKNKRNKQRANRRLKGKKEAATSSVISAVRDDELEEGGELAVASQSSEAVQTRKRKSEDKRGNKGLKWNTEAATSSGPRTKRPRRASATITAPTDNMDEPIFVEDQPSIIDVENHDGCIDLTSNPDDEYVDLTSSQQSTAFDGQGANDASLVLVGSSEAPLPSHRRGRGTIPAIDLSDEDDDELPNVIPYNPPPTTPSPTQTGARTVMSPEAVKISCPICLDDDKAIKQGKKQFMSTACGHIFCRPCLEEAVNNFHQCPLCRKKTSRKNIFVLHI, encoded by the exons ATGAGAAATCAGGACAACATTTCAAGCCCTGCCGAAACTATCACCCAGAACACATCTGATGTAGGATTAGACCAGGAACAAGGTTTACGTGGATCCAGAATCAACTCCTCAGACGTGGGGCAGGCATCAGCCAGGCTTGGCCGGGGTGTTCAAGGTCCCCATACGGCCTCCTCCCAAGTAAATGAGAAACAAGAAATCCCTGAGGTACCAGTAGAAGCAAGCACTGAAAACTCAAATGATTCTGTAGATCTACCTGATCTGTTGTCAAAATCACAGACCGGGGCTGATGAATCAGTGATCAGTGCTGTGAGAGATGTTGAGCTAGAGGCAGGTGGAGAACGTGTTGTTGCAAGCCAAAGCTCAGAGGCTGTTCCAactcaaaaaaagaaaagaaaaaataagagAAACAAACAGAGAGCAAACAGACGCCTCAAAGGGAAAAAAGAGGCAGCGACTAGTTCAG TTATCAGTGCTGTGAGAGATGATGAGCTAGAGGAGGGTGGAGAACTTGCTGTTGCAAGCCAAAGCTCAGAGGCTGTTCAAACTCGAAAACGTAAAAGTGAAGATAAGAGAGGAAACAAAGGCCTCAAATGGAACACAGAGGCAGCGACTAGTTCAG GTCCGAGAACAAAAAGGCCACGACGTGCCTCGGCCACCATCACTGCCCCCACTGACAATATGGATGAACCCATTTTTGTTGAAGACCAGCCATCTATCATTGATGTGGAGAACCATGATG GCTGTATAGACTTGACGTCCAACCCAGATGACGAGTATGTAGACCTGACATCAAGCCAACAATCAACAGCCTTCGATGGTCAAGGAGCCAACGACGCTTCTCTTGTG CTTGTTGGATCTTCGGAGG CTCCACTGCCGTCCCACAGACGAGGACGGGGAACAATCCCAGCCATTGACCTATCAGACGAGGACGATGATGAGCTTCCCAATGTGATACCCTACAATCCCCCACCCACTACACCTTCACCTACACAAACTGGTGCAAGGACTGTCATGTCCCCTGAGGCTGTCAAGATATCTTGCCCCATCTGTCTGGATGATGATAAGGCT ATCAAACAAGGGAAGAAGCAGTTCATGTCCACTGCCTGCGGTCATATCTTCTGCAGGCCTTGTCTCGAGGAGGCAGTCAACAATTTCCATCAGTGTCCACTCTGCCGTAAAAAGACATCGCGGAAAAACATATTTGTCCTCCATATTTAG
- the LOC128210189 gene encoding uncharacterized protein LOC128210189: MLDELLRHVRCVACGYIITATTLSLAFAESGCSRQASDAGFPDTRMAACFGRWQGHVKFSTELCAAGWDVCSWDVDSSVLGKVSWNVALSVDGCFAYNAAQDGGRCRECQSELDQDDLAGMGRGCPHQHISQGSCISGGRIDASCCVDSHISINTACQQQPWIDGVMCCKQSAKRPHIIVPPPGRLEVNVGRIFMLTCQAEGVPSPRVQWYKDGAKLPNERHSRVSTLLSGDLLVTLSKHSDSGQYTCEVINEEGIDIAHTQVFVKDHDSGCRDDTTDGLLMHRDIHACQGQWKGHVKEGESLCKRGWRVCNHHDKERLKDLSWLDILDMDGCFAYNVANTKRGKCKRCHAGEGRLAGVGRECGRVRYSRPSCLSQGRIDVYRGRDVKNTDDSCSYAEGHTTGVLCCKREKNYRHAKKKDRRKNEISTYERPHCSLGCENGGQCVGYNVCMCPVGYKGAMCQNAVCPSGCGRRARCVRPGVCECIQPYSGKNCSEKPIETRCKLQCLNGGQCRRGACKCPPHYSGSRCQTFTPTWKHHTLLSKQNRTER, from the exons ATGTTGGACGAGCTGTTACGGCATGTGCGCTGTGTCGCGTGCGGCTACATCATCACAGCTACCACCCTTTCACTTGCTTTCGCAG AGTCTGGATGCTCAAGACAAGCGTCTGATGCGGGATTTCCTGATACTCGTATGGCCGCGTGTTTCGGTCGCTGGCAGGGGCATGTCAAATTTTCCACAGAGTTATGTGCCGCTGGCTGGGATGTGTGTAGCTGGGATGTGGACAGTTCGGTACTTGGGAAGGTATCATGGAATGTGGCACTCTCCGTGGATGGCTGTTTCGCGTATAATGCGGCGCAAGACGGGGGCAGATGTCGTGAATGTCAGTCGGAGCTAGACCAG GACGACCTTGCTGGGATGGGTAGAGGCTGTCCTCACCAGCACATCAGCCAGGGCTCATGTATTAGTGGGGGGCGTATTGATGCAAGTTGCTGTGTGGACTCCCACATCAGCATCAACACAGCATGTCAGCAGCAGCCCTGGATAGACGGGGTCATGTGCTGCAAACAGTCAG CAAAGCGGCCCCACATCATTGTGCCACCCCCGGGAAGACTAGAGGTCAATGTGGGTCGTATATTCATGCTCACGTGTCAGGCCGAAGGGGTCCCATCTCCCAGAGTGCAGTGGTACAAGGATGGCGCCAAACTACCCAATGAACGCCATTCACGCGTGTCCACTCTACTCTCTG gaGACTTACTGGTGACTCTGTCCAAACATTCAGACTCTGGTCAATACACATGTGAGGTGATCAACGAGGAAGGAATTGACATCGCGCACACACAGGTCTTCGTTAAAG ATCATGATTCTGGTTGCCGTGACGACACCACAGATGGACTTCTTATGCACAGAGATATACACGCCTGTCAAG GACAGTGGAAGGGTCACGTTAAAGAAGGGGAGTCACTCTGTAAGCGTGGCTGGCGGGTGTGTAACCACCATGACAAAGAGAGGCTTAAAGACTTAAGCTGGCTTGATATACTCGACATGGACGGTTGTTTCGCATATAATGTGGCAAACACAAAGAGAGGGAAGTGTAAAAG ATGTCATGCAGGTGAAGGTCGTTTGGCAGGGGTGGGGAGGGAATGTGGGCGTGTGCGTTACTCACGCCCCTCGTGTCTCTCCCAGGGTCGCATAGATGTATATCGGGGTCGGGATGTGAAAAATACTGATGACAGCTGTTCGTATGCCGAGGGTCACACGACAGGAGTGCTGTGTTGTAAGAGGGAAAAAAACTATAGACATGCAAAGAAAAAAGACAGACGGAAAAATG AGATATCTACTTATGAGAGACCCCACTGTTCACTTGGTTGTGAGAACGGGGGACAATGTGTTGGCTACAATGTCTGCATGTGTCCCGTTGGCTACAAGGGAGCCATGTGTCAGAATG CTGTATGCCCCAGTGGTTGTGGGCGCCGGGCAAGGTGTGTCCGTCCAGGTGTATGTGAGTGTATACAGCCATACAGTGGTAAAAACTGCTCGGAGAAGCCCATCGAGACACGGTGTAAGCTTCAGTGTCTAAATGGGGGACAATGTAGGCGGGGCGCATGTAAATGTCCGCCACACTATTCTGGCTCAAGATGTCAGACTT tTACTCCCACATGGAAGCACCACACATTGTTATCAAAACAGAATCGAACGGAAAGATGA